The stretch of DNA gaagacaaatccattaggaaaaaatactttttgatatgttggtttacataacataaggaacctctatgcaaaaattcaagcttaccaaacttaaccagaccttattttggtaAACTTGCCATTTGTTTGCTCTGTCGTTTATTACCATCAGCATGGTCCTGCACATTCGCCGCTTATGGCTTTTTCCTTGTAAACAGACATCATCGATGGTCTGCTGGAGAAGTACAAGGAGATTGGTAGCCAGATGGCCGACACATCAGCAGATGATGGgctagatgatgatgatgtcgaGGAAGAAGACGATGACGTCTTGGACGAGGCGGACCGGTTTAGGGACACAAAACGCAAGCTCAGACTTGTACTGTGTCAGGCTGACTTTCGTGATCTTCCCTGGCTCATGTCCGATCATAACGTCACTGACTATAGGTGGGCGGATTCAAAGTGACTTAAAGAATGAcgatcacccactcctttgttatcttttattattgaaaatacagcggtttattcgcgagcaaacttcaaaataacaatctacgaatgaaggcTGATATagtattgacgatatttgattgaaaatatgttGGTTACTcccttgaattagccgatggaaatggatgctttgtgtgactggCCATtaagcgggagcataaaatggcggcgtgatttgccttttttgtctttctttctttctttttttttgctatcctTGATTTATTTAATACGGattaaagattaaaaaaatcctaTGGTTAAGCCCCATGGAAATTGCCAAATCGCTGGCAAAAGCAGCCAGCATTCGTGCTGTTTGAACACCATGTTAGAGGGTGCTGTAATGTTGTACGCAAGCGTTTCCTTTGTCTTACGGTTAAGTGAACGAAGCGGTGCCAGCATTGCTGACCGATTAGGTGCTTTTCGCATGGTGCTTGCACAGAAGGCTTTCTTGGGGGTTACTCGGTAAAACTTCCCTAAATTCCAACTATCTTTGTTACCTTGTAGGACGCCGTTTAGCTCGGATACCAGCGAACTGATGACGTTCTTGCACGTGCAGTTGGCCGAGGCGATCAACCTGCAGAACCGATCACTCGCGGCCCAACTGCACGAGACAATCCGAAGTGTCAAGCAGTTTCCTAGTAACAGGTGCGTGCGCATCATGAGAGAGCTGCAAGTGTGATTTAAAGAGCTCTTGTCAGCCgtacctttgttgttgttttcatttaatattggaagggAAATGATGCgataaaatctcgaaataagtcgaaaatatcgcagtggcttccccaaatcagccgatagAAAtagatgctttttcacactttgtAATTTGCTAGGATGATAAAATGGCGGTTATTAACGTACTATAGAAATACTTTTTTGTTAGGAAACGAGAATCAAATCGAAACACTTTCTGCTGGATTTCTTTTGCACTTCTCTGTATGCGGTAGCTAGAGATTAAGGATTTTTACAGAACGATTTTTATATGAATCAAAttatgataaaaaagaaaaaaatagagacATTTTCCATCTATTTGCCCATAGTAGAAGACATGATAATTGTTAACCCCCGTGAAAGGGGAAGCGTGGGTTGACTCTTCACTCAATCGAAGTGAGTCACCCAATATGACTAGTTTTAGGCCTACTCTGGGCACCAAATACGCCAATAATCGAAACTCTCTAACAAATGCCTTTCCTCTTGACAGCTGCACGACAGTGTTGACTTCCATCGAGGAGGACTACCGTGCGAGGATGCCCTACCTGGCGTACCTGACGAGGTCCAGACAAGCACTTTTAGGCACGCATGCGCATCTTGAGAGACTGCTGGACAGAGTGCAAAGGTAAGGGACTAAGCTAAgggcgtgtttttttttctatcttaaaaaatatcttaatatcttaaaaatattttctattttttctaatTGGAATGATGCATAATGACAGCGGCGTGGTTGGACGTGCCTAGCTTTAGCTCCGCGTTTTGAAGTCGTTGTTTGCACTTTCATGTGCATTAAGTTCATATATGTAATTCAAATATTTAGTGTTGTCGTATGTGTctatttgttctttattttttgtggCCATGGCTTTAACAAGAGAGGTTTTGGAAGAACTACTCGACAAGAAACTGGCGCCATTACAGGCGTCTCTTGACTTTCTAAATGAAAAGTACGACATCATCTTAAAGAAAGTCTCAGATCAAGAGGTTAAAGTAAAAGAACTCTCGAAAGAGAATTCTCGTCTTCATTCGGAAGTGGGGCTACTCAGATCTACATTATCAAACCAAGGGAAATGGCTAAACGATCTAGAGCAATATGGCCGCCGGGAATGCCTCGAGATCCGTGGGATCCCTGAGGTTAAAGGAGAAGACACTTCTCAAATAGCGTGTCAAGTCGCCAACCTAATTGGGGTCAAGCTCTCGAGACAGGATATCTCGACCAGCCACCGCATCAAGCCTAAAAACTCGACGGCAAAGTTCCCGCCCTCCATCATAGTCAAATTTACAAGCCGTGACAAGCGAGACGAAACATACAAAGCCAGGGGGAGGTTGCGTGAGCTCTCCACACACAACGTGCCTGGCCTGGATAGATTTAAAAGTAACTCGATCTATCTCAGTGAGTCTCTCACTCAAAGAAACAAGGCATTATTCAAAAGTGCGTTGGAGGATAGAAAACAAATGAAGTATGACTTCATTTGGACTGCAAATGGAAACATCTATTTGCGCAAGAATGAACGCAGTCCATCGATTCATGTTACCGATGAATCGGTATTAATAAATCTAAGAAGCTCCAGCTTTGTTCACGAAGTCGAAGGGGCGACGGCGATGACAGATACCAACATCTCCTCCAAGAGCGACAGTGCGGCAAGTACAAATACAGCAAGTTAAGAATAAGTCACATAGCTAACATGTATTCTTTCCATCGAAGTTTACAATTAACTAGATCACATATAAGTTCTTATGTTGACTTACAATGACTAGAGTTATCTGTCACATTTGTtctaaaattataagaaagaaCTGTCGTGCTGTCGAATGCGATTCATGTTTACAGTGGTGTCACTTTAAATGCTCAAAATTGTTGCTTAAACAGTTTAATCATTTATCGCTCACCAACGATTTATGGCTCTGTCAGCCCTGCTATTCTGAAGTCTTTCCCTTTCACAATTTAAACAACAATGATCTATTGGATCTAGTCTTTAATTCCAATACATTGTGCCACTGCTCCCCATTCATTGATCGCGTTCGCCTTGAAAATCTTCCTCATCTAGACATAGTTTCTAGTTTGAATTTTCCGAATTTAAGTGACTTTGATTTAGATATTAATATTCCTAGTCAGATTAATTCAAAATACTACTCCCCCCATGAATTTCACTCGTCTTATGAGCTTTCAAATTTATCAGACAAATCGCTCTCACTTCTTCATTGTAATATAAGAAGTATTTCAAAAAACTTTGATAAATTACAAGATATGCTTTCTACTTTAAATCATCCTTTTAAGTTAATTGCTCTATCTGAAACCTGGCATTCTGACTGTAGAGAGCATATTGCTAATTGTTCTCTCCCAGGTTTTACTTATATATCGAAACCGACTAAATTTTCAGTTGGGGGAGTAGGTTTATTTATAGctgtttcttttaatttcattttgaGGGAGGACTTATCCATTTCAAATGATCAACAAGAATCTTTATGGgttgaaatacaaaataataaggGTAGCAAAAACATATTATGTGGAGTTATTTACCGCCATCCAAATAGTTCTCTTGACCCCTTTTTAGAACATTTCTATAAAACCATGGACAAAATCAGTAAGGAGGGAAAGCTCTGCCTTTTTTCAGGTGacataaatttgaatttattaaATTCAGACTCCCACCAACAAACAGGGGAATTtcttaatactttattttcatattCTTTTCAGCCTCATATCTTGCAACCTACTAGAATAACTGATCATTCGGCCACGCTCAtagacaatatattttttaactcgCTCGAACATAAAACTTGTAGTGGCAATATTGTTTATCCCTTAACAGATCATCTTCCCAATTTTCTGACAATAGATTCAATTAATATCAATGTCTCAAAAAATGACTTCTACCAAAGGGACTATTCTAGGTTGGATCAGGAAGCTTTAATTAATGATTTTAGCCAAATTGATTGGTCTTTACAGTTTTATGGTATGGATAATGTtaacgatattttttcctgttttcttGCTAAGTCTAATGAAATAATTAATTCCCATGTTCCAATGAAAAAACTTTctagaaaagaaattaaattcAAAGCAAAACCTTGGATATCCAAGGGCATCAGAACTTCGATTAATTATAAGAACAGGCTCTATAGGAAGTTTATTAAATCTAGAAATCaatatcattttgaaaaatacaaaatctatagaaataaattgaaccatttaattgcaataagtaagagaaaatactatgaaaagtactttaattttaacaaatctaacataaaaaatatctggaaaGGGATAAAAGAAATTGTCGTGCTAAAGCCTAAGGCTCATTTCACACCTTCAAAAATTGTATCTTCTAATAAGGTTTTTACCAATGTAAATGAGATAGCAAATGAGTTCAATTACTTCTTTGCTAATGTTGGCAGAAATATCAGCAACAATATTCCAAAAgtaaacactttattttcagaatTTCTTCCAACAGCTAATTCTAACAGCTTTCTTCTAGCTCCCACATCTACAGAGGAAATTAGAAGTATAATCTTAGGAATTAAATCAGGTAAAGCTTGTGGTTCTTCTAGCCTTCCAATTACAGTTCTTAAAATACTAAGCTCTATTATTTCAAGGCCTCTGGAGATATTATACAATCTGTCCTTTTCTTCTGGCATTGTACCTGATGCCTTCAAAATTGCACGTGTCATACCTATTTACAAATCAGGCTCTCATTTTGACACTTCTAATTTTAGaccaatatcattattatctatttttaaTCAGTTACTTGAAAGGTTAATGTATAACAGAGTCATAAAATTTCTAGACAAATACgatattttgtacaaaaaCCAATTTGGCTTTCGAGCCAATCATTCTACAGAACATGCTCTTCTGCTTATTACCGATAAAATCCAAAGATCAATTGAGGGTGGTCAATACTCTTGTGGCATATTTCTTGATTTTAGCAAAGCTTTTGATACTGTTGatcataaaatattattagcaAAACTTTATTCATACGGCATCCGTGGCATAGCTTATGAATGGTTTGTTTCCTACTTATCAAACAGGCAACAGTTTGTTTCTATTGGTAATGTGTCATCTGCACCACTACCAATAACATGTGGAGTGCCTCAAGGTTCAGTACTTGGTCCCCTTCTCTTTCTTCTGTACattaatgattttaataacTGCTCCAACTTATTTGACTTTCATTTATTTGCTGATGATGCCAATTTATTTTGTGCCGATTCTTCATTGACATCCTTAGAGACCAAAGTAAACACAGATCTGTATAATATAAATCGTT from Nematostella vectensis chromosome 8, jaNemVect1.1, whole genome shotgun sequence encodes:
- the LOC125570104 gene encoding uncharacterized protein LOC125570104, which translates into the protein MALTREVLEELLDKKLAPLQASLDFLNEKYDIILKKVSDQEVKVKELSKENSRLHSEVGLLRSTLSNQGKWLNDLEQYGRRECLEIRGIPEVKGEDTSQIACQVANLIGVKLSRQDISTSHRIKPKNSTAKFPPSIIVKFTSRDKRDETYKARGRLRELSTHNVPGLDRFKSNSIYLSESLTQRNKALFKSALEDRKQMKYDFIWTANGNIYLRKNERSPSIHVTDESVLINLRSSSFVHEVEGQHI